The proteins below are encoded in one region of Phaseolus vulgaris cultivar G19833 chromosome 1, P. vulgaris v2.0, whole genome shotgun sequence:
- the LOC137815200 gene encoding protein terminal ear1 homolog has product MGETGIIVRLEGSLDPRAEEFRPTISNPLVQCHWYPVPLPLPLPLPLPFPHPVPPPPPPHLSTSSTRSLLLTPLPFTSDSALRAELQAFGDVRALQTEALRHGILIVHFYDLRHAESAFAAIRSMHHHFPQFAPAAPGLLSARPVSAHYVLPSSSSTPDAHNQGTLVVFNLDPHLSTDHLRRLFHPFGPIKELRDTPWKKNQRFVEFFDTRDAAKALKHMNGKQIHGKPIIIEFSRPGGHTRKFFHHSASSKATPLDFNAPPRRFDAPRLHSSHPQLARKKSLESPVKVEESVDEAIGSMSLTGDVGNGVEEQQHSHGGGPPRRNLSRKQNCETTLVVATTKQQQQQPQQLPRSRHWKGKQAKKHEARFLIKEDAIVESGPKDPRTTVMIKNIPNKYSQKLLLNMLDNHCIHCNEQVADGDEQPLSSYDFVYLPIDFNNKCNVGYGFVNMTSSEATLRLYKAFHLQHWEVFNSRKICEVTYARVQGLEALKEHFKNSKFPCEMEHYLPVVFSPPRDGRELTEPLPLVGNSSSNKQQQHQPPISIPSCCDDNGGDDVSSSKSGGVCDDDDTNGAEVGGGGSLVN; this is encoded by the exons ATGGGAGAAACCGGAATCATTGTCCGGTTGGAGGGAAGCTTGGACCCAAGAGCTGAAGAGTTCAGACCAACCATAAGCAACCCTCTTGTTCAATGCCATTGGTACCCTGTTCCTCTGCCTCTACCCTTACCATTACCCTTACCCTTCCCACACCCTGTTCCTCCGCCGCCGCCGCCGCACCTCTCCACCTCCTCCACCCGCTCCCTCCTCCTCACGCCGCTCCCCTTCACCTCCGACTCCGCCCTACGCGCCGAACTCCAGGCCTTCGGCGACGTCAGAGCCCTCCAAACGGAAGCCCTCCGCCACGGAATCCTCATCGTCCACTTCTACGACCTCCGCCATGCAGAGTCCGCCTTCGCCGCCATCCGCTCCATGCACCACCACTTCCCTCAATTCGCCCCCGCCGCCCCCGGCCTCCTCTCCGCCCGCCCCGTCTCCGCCCACTACGTCCTCccctcctcctcctccacccCAGACGCCCACAACCAAGGCACCCTCGTCGTCTTCAACCTCGACCCCCACCTCTCCACCGACCACCTCCGTCGACTCTTCCACCCTTTTG GTCCCATCAAGGAATTGAGAGATACGCCATGGAAGAAGAACCAAAGATTCGTGGAGTTCTTCGACACCAGAGACGCTGCCAAGGCCTTGAAGCACATGAACGGCAAGCAAATTCACGGGAAACCCATCATCATCGAGTTCAGCAGACCCGGTGGTCACACTCGCAAGTTCTTCCACCACTCTGCTTCATCCAAAGCCACTCCTCTCGATTTCAATGCCCCACCACGCCGTTTTGATGCTCCTCGCCTGCACAGCTCCCACCCTCAATTGGCTCGCAAGAAATCATTGGAGAGTCCCGTCAAGGTTGAAGAATCTGTGGATGAGGCAATTGGGTCAATGAGTTTGACCGGGGATGTTGGAAATGGGGTTGAAGAGCAGCAGCACTCACATGGTGGTGGCCCCCCAAGGAGGAATCTTAGCAGAAAGCAGAATTGCGAGACCACGCTAGTGGTAGCAACCACTAAGCAACAGCAACAACAACCACAGCAACTACCTAGAAGTAGGCACTGGAAGGGAAAGCAAGCAAAGAAACACGAAGCTCGCTTTCTAATAAAAGAGGATGCCATTGTCGAGTCTGGTCCCAAAGATCCTAGAACTACTGTCATGATCAAAAACATTCCCAACAAGTACAG TCAGAAGTTGCTATTAAACATGCTGGATAATCACTGCATACACTGCAACGAGCAGGTTGCAGACGGCGATGAGCAGCCTCTATCCTCCTACGACTTCGTGTACCTCCCCATTGATTTCAA CAACAAGTGCAACGTGGGATATGGGTTCGTGAACATGACATCCTCGGAGGCCACACTCAGGCTCTACAAGGCCTTCCACCTTCAGCATTGGGAGGTTTTCAACTCAAGAAAAATCTGTGAAGTCACCTATGCAAGAGTTCAG GGTTTGGAGGCATTGAAGGAGCACTTTAAGAACTCAAAGTTCCCATGCGAGATGGAGCATTACCTGCCAGTGGTGTTTTCACCACCTCGAGATGGGAGGGAACTCACTGAGCCACTTCCATTAGTGGGGAACAGCAGCAGCAACAAACAGCAGCAGCACCAACCACCCATTTCAATTCCAAGCTGCTGCGATGATAATGGCGGTGATGACGTGTCGAGCAGCAAAAGCGGCGGCGTGTGTGATGATGATGACACGAATGGTGCAGAAGTGGGTGGTGGAGGAAGCCTAGTAAATTGA